The Nerophis ophidion isolate RoL-2023_Sa linkage group LG24, RoL_Noph_v1.0, whole genome shotgun sequence genome includes a region encoding these proteins:
- the LOC133542528 gene encoding gastrula zinc finger protein xLCGF3.1-like gives MAQPTRIKEEDESPMICHIKKEEEDPLTSHIKEEEEEHSITQGAEKLEWSEEFPVTGVPVKSEDDEVKGESEERREAEPTSSSSTEADGDHCGGSQADKLLAPLSDSEDTTSHSPDSDDEDSKDDKTCHADNTHLTCSHCGKTFTRPSGLKIHMRTHTGEKPFPCSECGKCFARKYVLKEHVKIHTGGKPFSCSICGKYFTQSHYLKVHMKTHTGERPFSCSICGKGFIQSHDLKVHTRTHTGENLFTCSTCGKGFARSNSLKVHMGIHADEKPFSCSKCGKGFAQRNNLKIHMRMHAGKKPFTCSICGKGFLESSYLKTHMSIHTGGKPNTCLVCDKGFVRRYNLKLHMRTHTGEKP, from the coding sequence ATGGCGCAGCCCACccgcattaaagaggaagacgaatCGCCAATGATTtgtcacattaaaaaggaagaggaggacccactgacctcccacattaaagaggaagaggaggaacacagcatcactcAGGGGGCAGAGAAGCTTGAATGGtcggaggagttcccagtgactggtgtccctgtgaagagtgaagatgatgaggtcaaaggtgaaagtgaggagaggagagaggcggagcctacaagcagcagctcaacagaagctgatggagaccactgtggaggatcacaagcagacaagctcttagctccactatcagatagtgaggacacaacgtcacactctcctgactctgatgatgaagactctaaagatgataagacatgtcacgcTGACAACACACACCTGACGTGTTCTCACTGCGGCAAAACCTTTACACGCCCCAGCGGTcttaaaatacacatgagaacgcacaccggagaaaaaccttttccctgctcagaatgtggcaaATGTTTTGCACGCAAATATGTGTTGAAAGAACACGTGAAAATACACACTGGGGggaaacctttttcatgttcaatatgCGGTAAATATTTCACACAAAGTCACTATTTAAAAgtccacatgaaaacacacaccggagaaaggcctttttcttgttcaatctgtggtaaaggttttatacAGAGTCacgatttgaaagtacacacgagaacacacaccggagaaaatcTTTTTACTTGTTCGACCTGCGGTAAAGGTTTCGCACGAAGCAatagtttgaaagtacacatgggAATACACGCAGATGAAAAACCGTTTTCCTGCTCGAAATGTGGCAAAGGTTTTGCACAACGTAacaatttgaaaatacacatgagaatgcaCGCTGGGAAGAAACCTTTTACCTGTTCAATCTGCGGCAAAGGTTTTTTGGAAAGTAgctatttgaaaacacacatgagcatACACACGGGCGGAAAACCCAATACCTGTTTAGTCTGTGATAAGGGTTTTGTACGACGGTACAATTTGaaattacacatgagaacacacactggagaaaaaccatga